The Malaclemys terrapin pileata isolate rMalTer1 chromosome 2, rMalTer1.hap1, whole genome shotgun sequence nucleotide sequence aacccaccattttatatgtatagttgggattatgttttccaatgtgcattactttgcatttatcaacactgaatttcatctgccattttgttgcccagtcacccagttttgtgagatccctttgtaactcttcatagtcagctttggacttaactaccttgactagttttgtatcatctgcaaatgttgccacctcactatttaccccctttcccagatcatttatgaatatgttgaataggactgggcacagacccctaggggacaccactatttacttttCTCCATTCTCAAGTATTACTCCTGTCCCATTTGCAAAATCCATTGCAGGAGAGACCATTTTTCTTAGCGTTATCCAGAGTCCATAGTTGTAAAGAGAGCAATTTTAACAAGAGCCACTATGAGACCCAGGGTGATGGTAATGAAGGtgtagcggggtgaacacccactccagccctgaagaGGGCTAGGGAAAGGAGCAAAACTCCAGCTGATTggtgaagtggctgcagctggggccacgccccaaacagagcaactcggccttataagaaggccaagGCAGCCAGAAGCTGAGGAGTCTCATTTtgattggagagagagacaggcctggctgctggggaccgcacctgaggcagggctggggaaaggccttgggggcagggaagccctaggccagcaactccccagactgcagggcctggtcctaggcccacagGGGTATTGGgattgcagaggggcagcctgaggatGGATAAAGGCAGCAGTCCAAACACCTAGTTGCCTGtaatgattggctgatagactgcagtctgccccagggcacaggGGCTAGATGGTGGCTGGCATTAGCCATGACTGAGGCAatgtggggatagagggtgggggttcccctgggtggggagacccagagagaaagTGGGGTACTGcctgggggcagcacccaagccagtgcactggggtccgggagggacatggccGCCAATGACAGGCGGCACACCTGGCCTACAGAGGGCTCTCTGacggctggtgagctaattcctgagatgatcagcaggaggtgccgcacggGTGAGTCTGCGTCTGATTGCAGGAGGAATGCAGAGATGCTCTTGGAGACGTCAAATGTGTTTCAATAGCTGAAGGCATTCCAGAATTCTCCAAAAGAACCATGAATGATTGCAGGAGTGACTGCCATCCCCTGAGGATGTGGAGGTGAAGGTAAGATAAGAAGAAAGCTGATGACTGTTAAATAATCAGGAGAGAGAAAACCTGTTACCTGTCCCCAATCCTGAGTATATCTCCTGTGATATGTGATAGGAGTGTATATCTTCTGTGAGTGCCTTCAATTCTCACTGAAGTCCTTTGATTAATCAAAACGCTTAAGCACAAGATTAATTTAAGCTATGGGACTTAaaaacatgcttaagtgctttgctcaatACGTATGGAGTTaagcacatacacctctaccctgatataatgtgacccgatataacacgaattcggatatattgcagtaaagcagcgctccaggggggcggtaCTGCGCACTCCAgccgatcaaagcaagttcgatatagcacggtttcatctataacgcggtaagatttttttttttggctcccgaggacagtgctctatcggggtagaggtgtattaagcaCAAAGTTAAGTACAAATGGCCTTGCTGAATCATGGCTTGGAAGCTGAGGAATGGTGTGGAAATTCAGTCCCAGACTTTGTCATttcatgtgtggttttttttttttttttttttttttttttttttactgagatGAGTATAATGCAGTTTATTCAAAGATTACTAAATATGAAACACAATAAGGATTTACAGTACATCTTGTTTTTGCCAGATCACTTGTGTGAAATGAGAATATAAAAGGCAGTGATAACTATTTACATGGCATTTTGATGTAACGAATTTAGCTCTTCTTTTGAAGCTAGTTTTAATGTTTGGCTTTGCAAATACTTAACATGTTCTTCTTGctagaatgaataaataaagctttttttatatattactATAGTATAATCCTGCACATTAGGGCTAATTTCtaatacaataactcctcacttaatgttatTTTGTTGttccattgctgatcaattagagaacatgcttgtttaaagttgcgcaatgctcccttctaacgttttttggcagccgcctgctttgtccactgctcgCAGAAAGAGTGGCCCATTGGAGCTagttggtgggggcttggaaccagggtagaTCGGCAGTTCCCCTATCAGCTCcgctaagttccctgtgcggcagctgcccagcaagctatcaattgccggcagtttgATTGCTGTGCATGGGGAGGAAGCGAGGTGCTAATGTctgggtgtccccctccccctactcCTACACCCCATTTCCACAGAGTGGGGGGACACCACAGGGTTTGGGActgaggagcttgctggcagcagctgctgtctcaacttgctgatctactttaaaaggcagtgtacttaaagtggggtcagcgtacttaaaggggcaatgcgcaacTGTCTCGctcacacacatggtgtgtgtgtctctctcactcatacacacacacacacacaaacggtgtatctctgtctctctctgtcatgctgtgtctcctctctccattcctgctgccttgtagagtaagTGTACATTAACaacgagttaacccttgagggctcagccaagtgctagttcatcatttagcagtgaggcattccctgggaaatatccctccctcttccaccctgtgactccaccaagcttcacaatcatcactgctgtgtacattattaaattgtttgtttaaaacttacagtgtgtgtgtgtatttttttttcgccagacaaaagacatatacacacatttttatatatatatatatatatatatatatatataagtgtgtgtgtatatcttttgtctggcgaaaaaaatttccctggaacctaacccgcctatttacattaattcttatggggaaattggatttgcttaacatagtttcacttaaagtagcatttttcaggaacataactacaacattaagcgaggagttactataTACAGAAAAGTGTAAAATCATATGTCCTCTGATATAATACAAATGAGGTAAATCTTCATTTAAGATTATTCAGCATGTTCTGCTACTGAAACATACAGCTACTAATGATTAGCTTTAGTGCATTTTGGTTGGTGTAAGCTATCCTGAGGTAAAAAAGAGCTTTTCTAGGCATTTATAGTTATGAGCATTATTTCAAGTCAGAAGAAATACTAGCCTTCTGCTAATAATCCGCAAAGGGGTGGGTACATCACACTTTCCCAAGGCACTTCTTAATGAAGTGTCCCACTAATTTCTGCGGTCTCTGCTGATACTCCACAAGCACATCATGTGAACTGCTAATCTGATCCCCTTCAAGTCGATTCAGAAGTGTGACACACACCACAGCAGCtagagataaaagaaatagtgtttGTTAGAAATGACATTTAGGTAACTTTCACAGTGAGAAAGCATGAGAGCATCTTCTATTTGTACACCCCTGTTTGAGGTATCAAAACAGACAAGAGGAGATAAAGCCAAGGAAACTAATAGTTTCAGTGATGGGTTTGAGCAGTTCACAATGGAAATCACACCTTATAATAAATAACTAGATTAAGTACCTATTTCACTTTagatgttattttaaaattactaatAGCTTGAAGCAAACTATAAAGCCATTAGTAAATTTGAAGGAGCTGCTCCAACATATGGTCACATTCAGAACATTCATGGTCATTGCATGATTAGAACCTTTTTCTGaatgggatttatttattttttttcaagaaGTGTGTCAAGAAGTCTGGTAAAATTGCCTCAGAGAataagtgtatgtctacacaccAAACACTGTGCATAGGCTAACCTACTTGAGCTAGCTTGAATCAAACTACTGTGggtaacaataatgatgaggagAGTAGGTGCAGTGTGGGCTTCccgaggagaaaaaaaatgggagAAAAAGAGGTAATGAATTCCTCACAACAAGTAATGCTCTCATATCTCAGACCAATTAGAAAAGGAAGACTTTGTGACCTTAGAACATGGACATAGCAAATGGGAGAGTAACTTAAAATGAGTACTCTAAAGTTGTACTAGATCAACTTTTCTTAGGTCACCTACCTAAACTTTAACTACCTCATAACTAAAATTCACAAGAGTCCATACTTTTTTATTGGGAACCGCATTATTCACCAGGCAACTAAAAACCCTTCTTAATTGTTTCAGAATTGCAAATGCAAATCTCGTTACTCTTTCTCTCttgatatttcattttgatatgcAAGTAAAGAAAGTGACTATAGTTTCATATACATAGAGGCTACCTGACTGATTAAAGTTACTGCAGTTTCCTATCTGACTTTAAGACAGTTACAATAGTGCCTTCAGATAGGTTGGTACTTGAATGATTGCTTCTCAATGCAAGGCAAGAGCTGGAATAGCTACTAATCAGGACTAAACTAGATCAGAGCTGTATGAGGGGATTTACATAGACCTGGCACACATACACTGCAAAGTTCTAGCAAATCATACTAAAATAAACTTAACAGCatctataaatatttataattatatatGCAAATTGTGCAGTattgtaactttccactgctaTGAATTTAATGCTTTGAAACTCTGTACACTGTACATTTTCTGCAACACAGATGATTCAGTCTAAATAAAATGTCATGTATCCAATTACCTCTGACACCACTAAGATTACAAATAGCAGCAAAAACTGAAGATTCCATCTCAATGTTTCGGACTCCAGCATCATAAGCTGCCTTCAAATACTGCAATTTCTCTTCTTCAGTATATAAGCAGATTGCACCATCCAGACGGGCTTGGCCTATAAAGCatataaatatagatttttttttttatttatttttttttttttattttttgtatttatttatttttggtactGATGAAAGTACAGGGGACAGTTTCAGTCTCTAAGGGACACAAGATTGTTACAGTTTCTATACCCTTCCTAATTTTTATCACAGCAGGAAGCTCAGTTTTCACTTAAAAGGCACTctgtaaatgtaatttattagttattatttgaaTTTAGGATCAGAGTAATTAGATATGAAAAGACCAACTACTAAATTATCAAATTCATAAACAGGAAATATAGTCCCTCAGATGAATTAAGTATCAGATTTTAATTGTGATATTTCCTCTCTGCTAGTTTGATGCATTGATTACTTTTGAGTTTAACGGTCCCCTAAAAAAGCATCCAGATCTGCTAATGCCTTTCTAATGCAGTGAGGGGAGGAACAATCTCAGGCCTTTTGATGCTTAGAAGATTTTTTTAACATAAGGAGAAATCAAGAGTTTTTTAAAATTGGACATTATTGGTGCCTATTTTTAGGAAAGAGTTAGCTTATTCCAGCTCTTTAGGGCTTCAGCCccaaagaaacagattttttttattaagcagTGTTAGACTGCATACAGCCAAAATAAACTTTACAGTTCTCTAGTTACCATATTTTTTGTTTTCGGGAACTGAATTCCCAAAGCTGAGGTTCTCTGCCTGTTTGCAAATTTTGTAGTAGATTTGGTAGCATCCATAGGAAACCTGCTGGTTTGCTTTTAGGACCCACTGACTGGACCATGGACTCATTATCCTTCCTAACGGTGCCTGAAGAAAGCCACATATTGACATTGTTCTGCTTGAGATCTGCCTTGAGCACTGCTAGAACCATGGATTGTGTGCCCTCCAAGCAATGCTCTTCTTGCAGTATATCCAGCCACAACTAGAGGCAGAAGTGCCAGATATTTGGAGAGAAAGCTTGTTCTCACAAGATTTCCAGCTCAGTTTGTAGACCTGGGAGGGAAACATCTGAAATTGTGGATGCTTATCTAAATCAATCCCGAATTTAAAGCCGTGATGTTTGCCCATCCCAAATGTGGCAGTATTGATGTAACATCCAGTTATCCAATTAATGGTTAATTAAGGATGAATCAGCAACTCTTTCCAGGGCTGCTTACAGAAAATTTCTTCTAGACACATgaacaattaaaagaaaaaaataaccaatAACTCTCATTATCAATTCCACAGTGCACTAACGGTGATTATAGCAACTCCACTAAATAAATACCCTGATAATTCAGTAATCAAAAGATCTACAATTTATGAGCTGTCAGTCATTGTCAATTCTTTTTTTAGATAGtcatttagggggaaaaaacaccacaaaattACACCCTCATACAGCAAAggcttaaatacatgcttaaatttaagcatatgagCTGTAGTCTCATTTAGATCAACTGGACTACTCATCTCATTAAAgctaagcacatatttaagtgctttgctggactggggcctaaaTTCCCTAATCCAGTTTGATTTGCATACATTACTGTTTACTAATTTACTTCTATTGTTCTATTGCTAGCCTTACCTTCATAGAAATCCAAAGTGCACATTGTATTTCCAATTACTGTATTGAATTCATTTATCTCCTTACTGCACTGCATCAGTTCCTTAGCTAGTTGGTCATCTAGGTTGGTACTGCGAATTACAGTCTTTCCCAGAATAACCTGTTCAAATTGAGGCTTGAAGGTAGCATCTACTGATTGACTGGTTATTACCACTGAGCCTGGCTCCAGAcctgttgtaaaaaaaaaaatacatatagtgAGCTGTTCAGCCTCTCTGCTCGTATGTAAACAAGGTACATTatagcccaatcctgctcctactgaaatcCAATAAGAGTTGCCACTAAATTCAATAGGAGAAGTATTAGGATCTATGTGCATGTTGGTAGTTTATTATtccaaatgctttaaaataactcTATAGAGGAGACACAGTATACTGCTAATTAAAAAGGTATTTATATAAAGGACAATACAAAGGGCTGTAAAGTAATCTTAGTGGTCTGACAAATCCAAACTGTTAAGGAAATATTTCACATAGGGCATGAATGATCTTTTCTCCAGCTTGCTGCAGATCTCTTCGCTCAAGCACATTTTCCTGTCTGGGGAGTGAGATATTGCCTTTTATTGTAAAATTATATAACTCAAAGAATTCTTTAGCTGATGGGTAATTAGGTCTCAGGAAAAATAAGAGTGCTATGTATGACTAAAAACctgaacattctctctctctctttcatgatCCAGAATTCTGAACTAAGGCGTGAAAGATAGGAACTCACGTGTCCTATAGCAGAACTAAGATCCACTCACTGGGACTGTACCTGTATTTTAAAGATGATCTTAAAACCCTAAAaaggtgtgtgtggttttttttttttttttttttttttttttaaatattggactTGCATTCTTTTTCACTTCTCTATGATGCCTTGAAAGGAATTTCTTCTGCCTTTCTTAATATTAGAACAAACAGGAATGTCAATTTTGGTGCTCCCTTATTTGGATGGAGGACTTCTCTGGGATGTATAATGTTCGCTCTGACACCTTACTTTAAAAGGTATTATTGCTGAATCTTGAATCTAGTCCCCCTttattcaaaatgtttaattatttgAATCAAATAGATATtaacaaaaacaagcaaaaattTTACACAGGCAGGCTGATTAAAACTCCCTTTCCGTTGTTCAGCTTTCACTCTCTTGATTCTTGTGtcatttcactagttctccagtcaTCAGAGAAACATTCAGGCTGTACAGGAACAGAATTGTTAATGTACAAACcaagcaaaatattaaaaaaaaaaaaaagtcttcaggatttctttatacatcataaagaaggaAAAGAGGGCACAAATccaatttattttcctttgcaaGTCACCTTTTAACCTCTGTTTTATCTGTAAATTGTGGGTGGTCATATTACCTAATAAATATTCACCAAAGTGTCATGAGCATTAATTAATTTGTAAAGCCCTCTGAAAATGAAATAAGTGTTAGTCATTATCATTATTATGCCTCTGTTTTATCAGCCTTTAACTGCAGAGATGCTTTAATTTCAAGAAAAGAGAAATATGAAGGGGAAATACCTATTCCACCAGAGGTGCCAATGCGAATAATGGTTACGTTGGAACACTTGGAGTGATACAGCAGCTTTATCAGCTCATGTAACATGATTGCAATAGAGGGAATGCCCATACCATGCTGAAATGAAATCAGAAAGTCACATTGAACATTAATATACATTATTAACAGAAAAGTCGGGAATTGGAGCAGAGCTCTGTAATGAATCACTTTGAAAAATACATGCAAAAGTATTCTTGTACAAACCTAAcctatgggccagggcagaagttTATTGTGGTCAATAGAAAgacttctactgacttcaatggactttggatcaggtccagtgTTCCCTAATACCCTGGgttatgttaattttaaaaacgTTATATTTTCTATATTCTAAACCTGAGTCCCATTCTAATCTTTTACAGTTACATGCCCTCACAAAGCTTCTACACGGCCCAAGAGCAATGTTCACACTAGTTCTTAATGACCTGAAACACTGGTGATTCTAGCTGAGCTAAAATCTTACAAAAGGTGGAGGCTGTGGTATAGTCACAAAGTTCACAAGCCTGAATCTGCTCCCGCTTACATCATGATGTGACACTTCACATCTTGAGGGAAAGAGAGCAGCACAACAGGGCCACAGTTGTGGAGTTGATGCTATGGGCTAGGggtgggttttcaaaagtgctcttgggtatgtccacactgcaataaaaaactcCTGGCACCGAGTCTCGGAGCTGGGCCAACTGACTCAAGCTCACAGGGcttaggctgcagggctaaacatTGCAGTGTAGGCCTTTGGGCTTGTGCTGGAGCCCACGTTTGCAGTggtctcagagtccaggctccagtctgagtctgaacatctacactgcaatttttagttcACACCTTGAGCCCCACAAGTCCAAGTCCCctgacccgggccagctgcagctgtgccatgggTCTTctattgcagtgtacacatagtCTATGTGACTTAGTAGCACAAGTCCCATGGACTTTCATTGGTACTTGTACTCCTGAGCCACCTACGtaccttctgaaaatctcaccctggATCCTCTGCCATAGGTGAGAAACAGCCACCTTTGTTCCTTCCCCATCTGCACTTAGTGTAAGCAGTCTCTGTGGTGTCCCTAGCATAGGACCAATAGGGTAGAAAACATGCTGGTCATGATTACAAAGGATTGTTGTGGCAGCCAGGAATCACTGGGATGTAGGAATATGCCAGCCATACCCCTTTTCTCCTTGGAAAGCCATACTACCCTGGGATCTGGAAGGAGAGGTGGCATAAAGCCATTGCATCTATGTGACACAGTGGTTACCCTTACATGGGGGAAATTCTGAAGGAGCTGGCTGAGCCAGCTTTCCGGCTACTTTGCACCACTGAAGTAGACCTGAAAATTTGGATGTATATCCtctaaagaaatatttaaaagaaatatgcATTTATGTCCCGTTTACAATATGCTTAAATTGTTGATTCAGTTGCAACTACTGCATTGTATATTGAAAAACATTCTGTTCTACTTCAggaaaactcaaaacaaaaatcaaggaCTAGGCCTTGTCCTTTTCTTTAGAAGCACTGGCAAatataattcctctccctcccctcccctcctccccccacccccgcctcttaATGCTTAATACTTACACTGACTGATAACACGGGTCCTACTTTGTACATCGCGTAACGGTCCGTTCCTGCACAGATGTTGGGATAGTCAGCACCGACGCTCCCAAGGCCAAGCTCTTCAGCTATGTAGGTGATAAAAGCTTTCATCCGTGAAGGGCTTCCTCCAACACATACAAACTAGCATGGACAGAATTCAACAAACCACATCAATTATGCAGCTGACTACATGATGCAGCATATTCAAGAACAGGCAAAAGTAAATATGATAATGCAAAAGGTTTAATCAGAATTATTCCCaactacattatttttattattacactcCTGGTAGAGGTCTGTAaagacaaatgtttaaaaataaggcTTAAAATGGACTTAGAAGTTCTCTGTCATTGCCTGACAATGGAATTTCATTAGTATAGTGCAAAATGTAGACGTAGGGCTACATCTGtttaaaatggcattttgtaTTGGGGTATGTTTTTAATAATAGGTACCAGAGGCAGAGTGAATGTAAAGGAGAAATTATCTGAATATGTCAAGGGAGGGAGGGCTCCATAACTGTATTGGCATATAGAGAACTAGCTAGGAAGGAACCCTGAGGCTGAGATAGCACTTCCCAGTTGGAATATAGTGGTATTGCCAAACCcaagagttcaaacagcaagccTAAATAATACCATGAGATTTATTTTTGATCCAGTATCCACATAGAACCCATTTCCAGGTCACATACATTGTaacacagtggtgggcaacttgcagCCTGCAGGCCGCACGtaacccatcagggtaatctgctggcaggccgcgagacagtgtttacgttgaccgtctgcaggcatgacgcccacggctcccagtggccgtggctCACCGTTCTtagccaatgggtgctgcagaAAGTGGCGTGGGCTGCAGcgacgtgctggccgccgcttcccccagctcccactggcccggaacggcaaaccgcagtcACTGGGAGCTACGGGCTGCCATGcgtgcggacggtcaatgtaaacactgtcttgcaGTCTACCGGTGGATTACCCTGAAGGGTCACATGTTGACCACCACTGCTGTAACACCTTTGCTAATAGCACTGTGGCCTAAAAAAGAAAGGCAGTTAATGTTATCTCTGACAAATTTAGCTCTCATGGttaatgtataaaatatatatgaggCACTTTCTGTCACCTCAGGAGTGTTATTTCAGGTATGGGGCTTTTGTTTTCAGTGGATTGGGCAACTCATCTCATATAAACCTTGTACGAGAAGCTACCACCATAGATGCAAAAGCAGGACAAAATGCTAGTGTACTCAGTAAATGCAATATGGGCCAAAGTCTGCAGTACCCACTCAGTCCTTACCCATATAAAACTTCAACTAGGATGCTAAGACCTTgaacctgctcccattgaaatgagtGAAAGTttgatattgacttcagtgggaacagggtaAGGCCTCACAAGGGAGATTTGCCTGACTGAAGCCTGAGTAGGGACTGCAAACGTTGGCCCAATATTCACAAAAGGACACTGGCAGCTCTGGTAAACCTAAAAATTGTATGATGATGCCAGCGTTCCCACTGAGAAGGTCTTACCTTCTTTCCATGCATTTCTCAAACTGATTCATGCTGCTGTCTTTAATCTCATCCTGCACACAATTACATTTTAGTGGGAGTAGCACAGTCTGCTGACATGTTTAAACTTCCAGAATGAAATCAAGGTTCTTACCTTTACATCTCCAAACAAGGCAGGAAAATCATGGGTGCCAGTCCCAAGAGCAAAATGGTACAGGATATCATCTTTCATTTTCTCAAGGTGAGGGTTGGAGAGATGAATTAAGTTATCTCTGTCATGGAAgtggaaaatatatataaactccaaaaaactatgttaaaagaacattattaaagttgtAAAAGTCTAgtgctcaaaagttagaaaaagacagaattaaggtttcctgtgcaCGTTTAATTCAactccttgtgtgtatgcattatgagacagtctttaatgacatgatcacatactgttttttttcaAGTAgaccctctgcctcattcagtgtacaggatGCACTGTGCTCATTAAacgagcagctattcaatattttgttttatcctc carries:
- the UPP1 gene encoding uridine phosphorylase 1, with amino-acid sequence MAPGVTAEKKTEDEQSSKDNLIHLSNPHLEKMKDDILYHFALGTGTHDFPALFGDVKFVCVGGSPSRMKAFITYIAEELGLGSVGADYPNICAGTDRYAMYKVGPVLSVSHGMGIPSIAIMLHELIKLLYHSKCSNVTIIRIGTSGGIGLEPGSVVITSQSVDATFKPQFEQVILGKTVIRSTNLDDQLAKELMQCSKEINEFNTVIGNTMCTLDFYEGQARLDGAICLYTEEEKLQYLKAAYDAGVRNIEMESSVFAAICNLSGVRAAVVCVTLLNRLEGDQISSSHDVLVEYQQRPQKLVGHFIKKCLGKV